The DNA segment ttctaccataataaattacgaattatttcactaaatattcgtaattgcactccttagttaaatttcgaaattcttccataaaaccttatttaactcctcacgttaagattcagatactaatcaatcaaattaaattactgacaatttaatttattgattactttcTTTAGACTTTCATTTAACTTATTTCATGTATCAGATACAAAATCCACCGCCCgagtttacacatgaaaacttataagctttcaaaaggagtatcatcaatctcaaaagctgagacatggattctatcaactaattattacttcgctAATGTGTATCATTATTGTCCAATTTACTAGGCTTATTGACCCACAAAAGTATCttgccttttaataaatcaaaacaataaatgacacatacaactaataataattatatcaagattaagagtataagtacattgaaTGGACTagacaaattattttattaaatcagtataaaatacttatttctacttgatccgttcaatacatataAAATGTACTAACACAAGAAGTCAGAATTAAACCATttccataatcaagataaattatatttaatcttgtgctacaaccATTCCAATATTTTGTCCAaatccatcattagattgtgaacataaAATTTAtgacttataagaaccgatgatttaatctttcgTGTATAAGATAAACTTTATatactaaatcatctactatataagcaaatgaCACACAgacaaatacatgatctatttaaaataaaattttattgaattgaataaataaataaacaattatttcataaagaatactataacaatatgCATGGTTTATAGTATTATCCTAACGGCAGGATGTTGTTGGCCATGACGGAAGAGGTTAACGAACATAGGGGTATTTTTTTAACAATTTTACTGATGACAAGGGTATTTTTGTTCGCAAAATCTAATGAAGTTAAAGATAAACTATTTATGAAAGTAGAGGATAAATCTGACCTTTTTCCCCGTAAAATTAGTGTCATGTGTGGTTTTACTTACTTTTCATGCATTCACAAGTGAgactacaacaacaataacaatccagtataatcctAGTTAGTGGGGtgtggggagggtagtatgtacgcagactaTGATATAGAAGTTTGCTGATCATAGAGCATGAATAACTTCGCAAATTATATTTCATCCTAAGAAAGCCCATAATCCGTGATCTGATTGTATAAATATCGTTCGCTCGTTATATAATTGAGAAAAATATAAGACACCATCTAGCCTTACCTTGGCAAATAGCATTGGCTAACAATATGGTACACATTACTCATCCTCAATCATGATAATGTTAACACTTCCCTTGTATCCTTACAGAAAACTACAAACGTATGTACATATTTCATTATTTCTTTATCCTCTATACGCCTAAATCATATATGGTAGACCATTCCTACCTCTAAAGTAGAAGCATGAGGTACAGTTAACGCATAGGTGAGTGGTCTGCTATTCCTTCTGAGAAACTCATACCCATAATTTATAACTATTCTCCTGAATAAGCTAGATCCTTGTTTGGCTTGGACATAGTAATGCCCCAATATGTAAGCTATGCCTGCTTCTCTAGCTTCCATCAGTTCTCTCAACTCCTCGTGCGCGCCTCTGCCGATCTTTGTAGTTTCTGATATGACAAACTTCACACTTTTCTTAGTCTTGGTTAACTGTGAAGGATGTATTTCTCTAAGTTCCGACGTTCCAACCGAGTCAGATTTCACTTCGTCGTCCTCACGAAGTTGAACTCTAGATACGTGTGTTGAAGCGGTTCCAACAGCAGTCGAGTCCTCAAAATTCTTTAAATCTGCAGCATTACTATTCAACCCTGTATTTCCCGTCCGTATAAACTCAGCTATGTTACATACAAGATCATCCTGGAACTGGGAATCATCCTTGTGAGCATCACGATAACCATATCTCACGATGCACCTATAGATGCGATACTCTCCTGGGCCAATGTATCCAACACGGAACCGTTCTTCGTGTCTAACATGAGGAGTCTGGACAAATTTGACACAAACGAAAACTAAGACTTGGTGGAACGCTGGAAGATTGGTAACAAAGTGTGAGAAGATTGCTGGGATTCCGGATACAAGCTCAGTGTGTATGACGCCAATGCCACGGACTCTTACAATGCCTAGGCTAGGGCCTAAACTCAGTAGCCAGTCAACCGAGACCTTATTTTGAAGGTCAAACTCATACTTTTTCAGTGAGCCATAGTGCCAAATGCACATTACTATCATGAAAATAAAAGCCATGGCAATAGGCACCCATGCTCCTTCCAAAAATTTAATCAAAGAAGCAGAGAAATATAAAGCCTCAATTGTCCCAAAGAAGATCACAAAGCAAATTGCGAAGGAAACACTCTGGTGCCAGCACAAAACAATTACCAACGACATCAAGCAAGTGGTGACCAGCATGACAGTTATGATAGCTAAACCTGATTCCAAGAGAAAATTTTAGGGATAAGGGATATATTAGACCACTTCATAAACAAGTGGAAAACAGAATTTCTAAAGAAACGAGTATATGCAAGCACAAGAGATAGAGAATCCATAGCAAAATTAAACATGAAAACCAGTCCAAATGATTTCAACCCAAAAGAATTTTGCTATCCTTTTTGAACATGATTAAAGCCATACCTGCAGCGTTTCCCATCCTTCTGGTGTCTCTGAAACCAACAGTAACGGCCAAACATAGTAGCATTAAGGTCCAGTTAATCTCTGGGATGTAAATCTGACCATGTATTGTTGACGACGTATGCAGTATTTTGACTCTAGGGAAGCATCCCAGCGCAGAGCATTGTTTAATAATTGCAAAGGTTCCAGTGATAATGGCTTGGCTCCCCACTACTGCAGCCAGTACAGCAATCACCAGAACCGGCCATCTTATTTTTTCTGAAGCAACAGTCTTAAATGTCAATCATTAGCTGAGTTTGCCTAATCTACAATTCTCCCTGTAAAAGCCACTCTTGTAATACGTACCAGGTACTGAAACATAGAAGCCAATCTGATAATCACTCTCCATTACATGATGTCGCGATAGATAAGCAGCTTGCCCCATATACGCAAGAATAAGTGATGGATAAACTATGGAGGTAAAAGCAATCTGCAAAAATGGAACTAGTCTCTTAGACAATGTTACTGTTTCACTATGATACAAAGTGCATGAGCGGGCACAATTCACCAAAGGGACTAGGTTCGAATATCTCATTTTCTACAACCAAAAGGAGAACCTTCAAAATATAGTAACTCAACAGAATCTATCTTCAAACTGTATTTCTTCATGTCTCTAGTTCGTTGTCCTTTTCCTTTAATTACATTCTCATCAGATTATAAACTCATTGGCAGTGATACAAGTGATTATGGTACAACTGTAATAACTTCGGACTGAATAACAGCTAAGAGTCATATACATCATCACGATTCACAAGTATTTGAACTACTTATTATATTTGATACATTTCATCAAGATCAAATTCTAGTAATCATGCGAGATTGATTTGTCAAGACTTACATGTATGACTTTGCAAGGAGATCAATCAGAgatgcttttttttttttcagaagaGAAATCTTCTCCACAGTTTAATTTAGGAGAAGTTTGTACTACACAGAGGAATAAAACCATATAGACTGATCCGATTTAATGATTCATGCCTCTTGACATTAAGACAGTACTGGTCTTTCAGCTTTTATGATTCATATGATTGgtgtatttctttcttttttaatatTATCTCATACTTTCAGTCAGATTTTGCTGTTGGAAGAACTGGACAAAAAGGAAGGATGAACACATACCTTTATTGACAACTGTGAGAAGTGTCCGAGATCAGCAAACATTGCTTCTGAACCTGACAGAATGAAATGTCGTAGTAGGTGATCATAGTATTTAAAGAAGAGAAGCGGACAACTATCCTCTTGAGAAGACGACAAACTATACATGCCTGTTATGCACAAAAGGATTCCTCCCAAAGACATCCACCCTCTTGTTTGAGTTTTCTTTAGGAATTTGTACATGTAATAAGGAGACAGTGCTCGATACACATAAGGGTTCCAGTGTATTATATTATATATGCCAATAGCACTGATACAAAGAAGCCAAGTCACGACAACAGGTGCAAACAAAAATCCAACCCTGTGGGTGCCATAATGTTGAAGGGAAAACAAGGCTATCAGTATCATACAAGCAACTGGGACTTCCACATCTGCAAAATTTTCATAATTTAGAAGAAAGTATAGCATGTCTTTTTTGGCAGAGCTAATAAGACTTCAATTTAATTCATTATCCTTAAAATGATtagaaataaaataattagcaaTGGAGACTAAACTACACTATCCTAAGATTTCTCAAATATTGGAACTCCACGAGACATAACATGCAGAGCAACGAGTACCTATCTCACTGTATAAATGCCGTTTGAATAACTCCCCATCCAGTGGGGGCAAACAACCATAACCACCACAGCAAAAAATGCAAACATTCCTGAAGCACAAAATGATTAACCTAGCAATGCTCAGTTTTAACTTTTACCTCTGCAAGTTCCTTTATATTCTCCAGAGACATTTCTAATCAATGAAATTCAGTGAGTCTCAATGACAGTCACCATCCATAAATGCAAGTAATGGATGTTAGCAAAGTAAAGCCATACTTCCTCAAACTCCGAGAATCTAGAGAGAAGTTAATCTCTGCTGACTCTTGAGTCGATATTTCTCTAGAAGTTCAATATTATTAGAAGCATAATAAAATAGGTCTCCACCAATCTACTTGAGGACGTCAAGTTTTTAATTTAGTTTCTCAGCCGGCTGTCATTTGAGATCATCCAACATATACTGATCCTTCCTTTAATATAACAAACCAGATTCGGCTTGGACAAAAATTACAGTGGGGATCACTTTTGTCCACTTGGCTTCGACTGCAGCCCCATTTTATAGAGCAGAAATTCACCAGAAAAGTCCAACTTCCTCATCCACCAAAACCCAAACAGGTATCTGTTCGATTATTACATAATCACTTCTTTGTTAATAGCTCGTAATTTAATACTAGGAAGAATAGTCCTTTATGTCACCTTCTTTTCTCCTTTTATAGATTAAGATTTTCCAGACAAACACCACCATCGAATGTGTAATTAGGAAAGCCTCCCACCACAAGAATTTGATTCCAACATCCAAGCAGCTGATATTATCATGATCGAGCATTCAAAACTTTATCTTTTTGATTGGATCTTTTTGTGACAAAATATACAAGCAACAAAGCCTAGTCTAGGTATGGAACGTTTAAGCAGAATGAAGTAGAAAAAATAAGAATTTCTAGGGCCAGAATGGTCAAAACATTTTCATGACCTTTGAACAAGCCAATATAAGTGAAATATTCTGAATCGAGACCCTACCTTCAACTCCGAGTCCATATGACTTCTGAAGAGCTCTATGAAAATCATACTAGTAGTTTTTAAACTTTAATTTCAATTGTATTGTTGTCGAACCGAATCAAAACCCTTGTATTTAAACAGAATAACTGCAACTGATTTACACATGAAAATGTAACAGTTTGACCTTTAAAGGTGTGTCAAGATTCCTTTATCAAATCCAGAAGCAAGCTATCGAAGATGTTTTCAAAGACTAAAAATTTAGAAAACCACGTGCACAGTTGTCCATGATCTTTCAAATTTCTTTGGGTTCGAACACATAAAAAGCTGCATATACCAGAATGATCTCACGGAACAATATTAAGAATCTTACATTTGTGATGTTCTTTTCCCAAAGAAAGTTCAACACCAGAAACTGCTGAGAAAACTGCAGAGTAAtcaccaaaagaaaataaaagttttTAGTTACTAACACCAGACATCCCAAATTGAGGTTAAAACCAACCAACCAGCATACCAGAAATAGCAGGTGTAAGAATACCATCTCCTATAACCATACAAGCTCCAATAAGAGCCAATACAAGCAGAAATCTTTGTAATACCCTGTACCTGTtgaaaatataattaaataaatagaaGTGTACCCTATCTATTGCAACACTCAAATTTGTGACCATCAATAGATAACAACAACCCAGGAAAATACcataagtggggtttggggagggtagtgtgtactcATGTCTTACTCTTACCCGAGGGGTAGAGAGGATGTTTCTgaaagaccctcagctcaagacaACGTAAAGAAACACTATATCAGTACCATCAATAGAAAAATCAAGAGATAATGACAGCAACATAAGAACCAGAAAATAGATGTAAAGCAATAACAATAACAAGTGAATAAAGCTCGGCACAATAAAAACTTTAAGATTAAATGGTCATTCAATTCAACAATACCTCTCTAGAGTTGATTTAACTTTTGCCCCAAAAGTAGTTGGGGCATGAGTATCGATATCCTTCTTGTAATTTGACAATTCTTCATCTGCTAATTGGAAACTAGGCAATGGATTCAATTTGGCATGTCGACAAAGGAGTGAATATAAAGCAAATGTGCCTCCTTCACCATTATCATCAGCTTTAAGCACAATGAACACATACTTCAATAATGGAACCAAAGTCAATGTCCAAAATACAAACGAAAGAACACCATAGATTTCTTCATTTGTCTCCGTGTGCATAATGTCTTCATCAAAAGTACTCTTATACACATAAAGTGGAGAGGTACTTAAATCCCCATATACAACTCCTAAACTTTGATATGCTAATGTCAACACTGTCCTCCAAGATTCTTTCTGCAACACCAAAAGGTCTTGATTTAATCAGGAAATATGACCAAAGAACTGGACATTAACACGTAAAATAAGACTCACCTTTAAATGATTCTGACAAGTTCTTGTTTCAAGATCCATGATAAGTCCTTTCAAATTCGTAAAGATACCATTTCTATAGCAAAATCAACAATTTCAACAGAGGCCCATTTACATTAACGTCTCTATATATGGACCTTCTCAAGAATAGCACTTCAAGTAAATATTACAAAATGGAAATCCATATAACATGGAAAGTGAACGTAGCCGGTGCATTTtggcacaatatatatatatatatatatagaaagatAGTTGTTCAACTTTTTAGAGAATGCACAAACTCGAAAAGCCGCACAGATACTGATATAAAAAGAAACTTCAAATCAGAGCATAAGACTAAAGTACTCTCCTATGAAAGTGAGACAGATAAATTATATTTTCTGaaagaaacgaaagaaacaaGAAAGTGATATATGTAGTTTTATATAAGTTGGTGTATGTGAACATTTCAAAAGATGAGTTTGCGTTTGGGAGTTAGTTTACAGAAAACCAGCCTATTTGTTTTTCAATTTCTTAAATTCTTGCTTTTGGGTGACTTCAGTACACTTGGCCGCGGCAGAGGGCAAAGACGTTTACGTGTGTTGTTATACCAGGACAAACAAAGTATTAACTGATTCTATTGTGGATTCTTGGAACATCTTTTATTTATTTCGGTGAAGTCTGTATTTAAGCTTAATTGACTTTTTACGGCATGAATAGTTTGTCTTTAGATGAGATTTTACGCAAGTGCTTATTGGATATGCACGGATTTAGGAAAAGCAACGGTTTTAAAGCTCATGTTTACTCTATATACCCTTTAGAAGAGTGTTTAATGGACTTAGGATCGTTTGGTACGCGGGCCCTATTATCTGGGACTATAATCTTAGGATTATAATTCTTGCATTAATTTACCCTGGGATAATATAATCTCAAGTTTAATGGTATAAAGTGGGATATCTTGTATTAAGACTGGGATTAAATTTATATCATTTCTGGTTGACGGTATAAATTTATCTTGAGATAAATTTATACCGCCAACCAAACACAATATAAATTTAATTTTACACCTTATCTCacgtaccaaacgaccccttaatgtGATGACCCGCCTAGAATCATTGCCACAGAGATGCTATTTGGCATATATTTTTGGCACGTGGAAGTTTACATAGGAAGGAGATTAACACGTGCGGAAAGGATCTAGAGAAATATGAAGATTTCCCATGAAAGACCTTAAACCCCTATGGAATTGCTAGGAATGTCCGTGGAACTTTCTAGCTTtgtaaataattttagaaaaagtCCTTATCTTGTAAAATACTAAGGATTGTACaacaattaatatttacacactattccctaggagactagtataaaTAGGAGGCCATCCATCTGTAAATCATCACGTAAATAATTCAAGTTCTCTTTAGTACAAAGCCCTCTTTGATAATTCTCGTGTGTTCTTTCTATCATTCCCTTAGCGATTCCTAGTGTCttaggctgacttggcatagcaagatcgtgagcaagttgtgcaagaacGTACGCGAGTTATCAAGTGCCCTAGGTGTGCTAAGTTGAAGACTAAGGATGTGACAGTGTGGTATCAGAGTAAAGATTGCAACTAAGGTACTGGCGAACAACAGAGAAATTAATATTGCCAACGCCCAAGCCAATATAATCCAGGATACTGTAGGCAAGAAGGGCCGTAACAAAAAAAAGGAATGACACCAACAAGTGTCAGGAGGTGCGCCCGAGATTGTGTCAAATGAAGGGATTACATCCCAAGAACCATCTGCCACGGAGGTGAGTGGggatgaagtggaggtcctgTCCGAGGACATCTCGCTCGGTAAAGAGTGGGTTATATAGGTGAGCGCAGGGATGGACACCGCGGAGATCTTTGGCCAACGCTTGAGGAAGGTGGAAAACACCCTTAACGTTCTTGAGGGGCACACTCTTAAGGAGATTGAGTGTATTTGAAATAACTTGGAGGGACGTATACAGACTGAGATGGAGCGTTGAGCACTATTGATGCCatgaaggcaaagatagagtcactcAAGGAGCATGCCGATGGTAGCGTGATCGAGGAAGCCAACAATGTTATTGTGACGAGGGAGGCAAAGATCGAGGTTCCAAGACACCTATGTTTAAAGGTGTTCGTGATGCACACGAAGTGGAGAACTTCCTTTGGCACGTGGAGAACTACTTCAGACACAGTAAACTGAGGGACGAAGAGTACAAGATCAAAACTGTTGTGGTGTACCTCTCATAGACTGCCATGCTATGGCGGAGAAGGAAAATGGACGATATGGAGAAGGGTGTATGTACTATTAGCACGTGGGATCAGTTCAACGCCGAGTTCAAATGATAGTTCTTCCCAAACAATGTCTTGCATGAAGCAAGGTGCAATCTAAGGGAGTTGAAGCCAACAAGGAGCATACCTGAGTATGTCTAGGAGTTTACCATccttatgcttcaaatccccaaACTCACCAATGATGAATTGTTTCACTTCATGGGCGGGTTGCAAAATTGCACTAAGCAGGAGTTGCAATGTTGGCAAGTCGTAGATATAGACCAAGTCATATTAGAGGCTGAATTAGTGATGGATTTCAGGCATGAAAAGCATGACAAAGACAAAGGCGAGGAGTCAAAAGTTAGAAATGTCAAAAGTGGTGGAAACTATGGAAAAGGAAAGAATATGcaacaacaatactccaagaATCGAGATGCCAAAAATTCGGGTGGCCATTAGAGCTACGACGAGAATAAGGCGCAttgctgagaagaaagaaagctATATATGTGGAGGGCTGCATGACTTCAGGACTTTGCCAGATCTAAATAGCCTCAATGCCATGGTGCGTGAACGGAAAAAGCAGCCACAAAAGAGAGTTCAGGAACTACAAAGTTGGGTATGATTGAAATATGTAGTGcggttgtttaccgtgaaaatggtaccaacaattaaatttg comes from the Nicotiana sylvestris chromosome 4, ASM39365v2, whole genome shotgun sequence genome and includes:
- the LOC104249587 gene encoding potassium transporter 6-like, which produces MDLETRTCQNHLKKESWRTVLTLAYQSLGVVYGDLSTSPLYVYKSTFDEDIMHTETNEEIYGVLSFVFWTLTLVPLLKYVFIVLKADDNGEGGTFALYSLLCRHAKLNPLPSFQLADEELSNYKKDIDTHAPTTFGAKVKSTLERYRVLQRFLLVLALIGACMVIGDGILTPAISVFSAVSGVELSLGKEHHKYVEVPVACMILIALFSLQHYGTHRVGFLFAPVVVTWLLCISAIGIYNIIHWNPYVYRALSPYYMYKFLKKTQTRGWMSLGGILLCITGSEAMFADLGHFSQLSIKIAFTSIVYPSLILAYMGQAAYLSRHHVMESDYQIGFYVSVPEKIRWPVLVIAVLAAVVGSQAIITGTFAIIKQCSALGCFPRVKILHTSSTIHGQIYIPEINWTLMLLCLAVTVGFRDTRRMGNAAGLAIITVMLVTTCLMSLVIVLCWHQSVSFAICFVIFFGTIEALYFSASLIKFLEGAWVPIAMAFIFMIVMCIWHYGSLKKYEFDLQNKVSVDWLLSLGPSLGIVRVRGIGVIHTELVSGIPAIFSHFVTNLPAFHQVLVFVCVKFVQTPHVRHEERFRVGYIGPGEYRIYRCIVRYGYRDAHKDDSQFQDDLVCNIAEFIRTGNTGLNSNAADLKNFEDSTAVGTASTHVSRVQLREDDEVKSDSVGTSELREIHPSQLTKTKKSVKFVISETTKIGRGAHEELRELMEAREAGIAYILGHYYVQAKQGSSLFRRIVINYGYEFLRRNSRPLTYALTVPHASTLEVGMVYHI